The Panacibacter microcysteis genome includes a window with the following:
- a CDS encoding DUF3857 domain-containing protein, translated as MKRSLLALLIFSGITNGYAQEYNYDTQQKWEDKPVLHKVNTRYDSASAVAILDERSIEYVKIKEDLVVHETDHVIIHIMDDNGIEMYNKIYIPLYRSSSIKNIKARTILPGGKIIELSQSAIKEIEEDGRLYKLFAMDGLEKGCEVEYSWQEERPLSIFGSEVFQRGNIPSQSTRFVLSTPSHLKFDVKGYNGFRISQDSLIGEERIIAGFSDNIDQMEEEKYAFTDPYLQRVDYKLSYNLSKNENIRMYTWKDLAKQVYPYYTVRTSKEEKALESFIKKMPAIDALKTANAILAIEDYIKTNINVNEELIADEAANIEFIVKNKSTNHSGIIRLFAGVFDKMNISYQLVYPGTRTGFTLDEQLENWDRADDMIIYFPSVKKFISPVNVELRYPYIPYQYIYTKGLFLKGTVVGELKTAVGSFATIGAESFDQHAMNMEAAIKFSREMDTVIISSRQILTGYGATNYRPIYTFLPQDKQDEANKEIIKGVAGSEDISNIKIEGTNLNDYFDNKPLTIGADIKSTTLLERAGNKVLFKLGEIIGQQAEMYQEKPRHLPVELPYPHVLNRKIVFEIPGGYSVKNLDDINLSVVHKENDTVTMGFVSNYTKSGNAVTVNIYETYAKIYYPLEQFEDFKKVINASADFNKITLVLQKEN; from the coding sequence ATGAAAAGATCGCTATTGGCACTGTTGATATTTTCTGGTATAACAAATGGTTATGCGCAGGAGTATAATTATGATACACAGCAAAAATGGGAAGATAAACCAGTACTGCATAAAGTAAATACGAGATACGATTCTGCCAGCGCCGTCGCAATTCTTGATGAGCGTTCAATAGAATATGTAAAGATAAAAGAAGACCTTGTTGTGCATGAAACAGACCACGTTATAATCCACATTATGGATGACAATGGTATTGAAATGTACAACAAGATTTACATTCCCCTTTACAGATCATCATCCATAAAGAATATAAAAGCAAGAACAATTTTACCAGGCGGCAAAATTATTGAACTCTCACAGTCCGCCATAAAAGAGATAGAAGAAGATGGCAGGCTTTACAAGCTTTTTGCCATGGACGGCCTCGAAAAAGGTTGCGAAGTAGAGTATTCATGGCAGGAAGAAAGACCCCTTTCAATTTTTGGTTCAGAAGTGTTCCAGCGTGGTAACATTCCGTCCCAAAGCACACGCTTTGTCCTGAGTACGCCATCTCATTTAAAATTCGATGTTAAAGGTTACAACGGCTTCCGGATTAGCCAGGATTCTTTAATAGGCGAGGAACGTATCATTGCCGGCTTCTCTGATAACATAGACCAGATGGAAGAAGAGAAATATGCATTTACAGACCCATACCTGCAGAGAGTAGACTACAAGCTAAGTTATAATCTTTCAAAAAATGAAAACATCAGGATGTATACCTGGAAAGATCTTGCAAAGCAGGTTTATCCCTATTACACAGTACGCACTTCCAAAGAAGAAAAAGCGCTTGAATCGTTCATTAAAAAGATGCCTGCCATTGATGCGCTAAAAACCGCCAATGCCATTCTTGCTATTGAAGATTATATAAAGACCAACATTAATGTAAATGAAGAACTGATTGCTGATGAGGCAGCAAATATTGAATTCATTGTAAAGAATAAATCCACTAATCATTCAGGTATCATCAGGCTTTTTGCAGGTGTATTTGACAAAATGAACATCAGTTACCAGTTGGTTTACCCCGGCACAAGAACCGGCTTTACGTTAGATGAACAGCTTGAGAACTGGGACAGGGCTGATGATATGATCATTTATTTTCCTTCAGTAAAAAAATTCATTTCACCGGTTAATGTTGAATTAAGGTATCCCTACATACCATACCAGTATATATACACAAAAGGCCTGTTTCTAAAAGGAACAGTGGTGGGCGAATTAAAAACAGCAGTAGGCAGCTTCGCCACAATAGGTGCAGAAAGTTTTGATCAGCATGCCATGAATATGGAAGCTGCAATTAAGTTTTCCCGTGAAATGGACACGGTTATCATTTCAAGCAGGCAAATACTTACAGGCTATGGCGCCACTAATTACAGGCCCATTTATACATTCCTGCCGCAAGACAAACAGGATGAAGCAAACAAAGAAATTATTAAAGGGGTGGCTGGCAGTGAAGATATTTCCAATATAAAAATTGAGGGTACTAACCTCAACGATTATTTCGACAATAAACCGCTGACAATCGGCGCAGATATCAAAAGCACTACGCTACTTGAGCGCGCCGGCAATAAAGTCTTATTTAAACTCGGTGAAATCATCGGTCAGCAGGCAGAAATGTACCAGGAAAAACCACGGCATCTACCTGTTGAATTGCCTTACCCGCATGTGTTGAACAGGAAGATTGTTTTTGAAATACCAGGCGGTTACAGCGTCAAAAATCTCGACGATATAAACCTGAGCGTGGTACACAAAGAAAACGATACCGTAACAATGGGCTTTGTAAGCAACTATACGAAATCCGGCAATGCAGTTACCGTAAATATTTACGAGACCTATGCCAAAATTTATTATCCTTTAGAGCAATTTGAAGACTTTAAAAAGGTAATCAATGCATCTGCCGACTTCAATAAAATTACACTGGTGTTACAAAAAGAAAATTAA
- a CDS encoding sigma-54-dependent transcriptional regulator, producing MSNILIIDDERAIRKTLSEILGYEGFKVDEAADGEEGWKLFTEKNYDVVLCDIKMPKLDGLEFLTRASEKLPDVPVIMISGHGTIETAVDAVKKGAYDYVAKPPDLNRLLITIRNALDKNKLSKETRVLKRRVNRVQEMIGSSEPISRIKETIEKVAPTDARVLVTGENGVGKELVAKWIHEKSSRAEGPLVEVNCAAIPGELIESELFGHEKGSFTSAIKQRIGKFEQANGGTLFLDEIGDMSLSAQAKVLRALQEGKITRVGADKEIPVDVRVIAATNKDLLKETEAKNFRLDLYHRLSVILIHVPSLNERRNDIPLLVEKFLEDIAEDYGQAKKSIDPTAMKELQEHNWTGNIRELRNVVERLVILSGKIITEADVKSYVAPR from the coding sequence ATGTCTAACATACTTATTATAGACGACGAAAGGGCCATACGCAAAACCCTTAGTGAAATTTTGGGTTATGAGGGCTTTAAAGTAGATGAGGCGGCAGATGGCGAAGAAGGGTGGAAGTTATTTACAGAAAAGAATTACGATGTGGTGCTTTGCGATATTAAAATGCCAAAGTTAGATGGGCTGGAATTTCTTACCAGGGCATCAGAAAAATTGCCCGATGTGCCCGTTATTATGATCAGCGGCCACGGTACCATTGAAACTGCTGTTGATGCGGTCAAGAAAGGCGCTTACGATTATGTTGCAAAGCCACCAGATCTCAACCGGCTGCTGATTACTATCCGCAATGCGCTGGATAAAAATAAACTCAGTAAAGAGACAAGGGTGCTAAAGCGCCGTGTTAATCGTGTGCAGGAAATGATTGGCAGCAGCGAGCCAATAAGCAGGATTAAAGAAACAATAGAAAAAGTAGCTCCAACAGATGCACGTGTGTTGGTTACAGGTGAAAATGGTGTAGGTAAAGAACTGGTGGCAAAATGGATACATGAAAAGAGCAGCCGCGCAGAGGGGCCGTTGGTGGAGGTTAACTGCGCAGCTATACCCGGGGAGCTTATCGAAAGCGAATTATTTGGTCACGAAAAAGGCTCATTTACTTCTGCAATCAAACAACGCATTGGTAAGTTCGAACAGGCAAACGGTGGTACACTTTTCCTTGATGAAATAGGAGATATGAGTCTAAGCGCACAGGCTAAAGTGTTACGTGCATTGCAGGAAGGAAAAATTACACGTGTAGGTGCAGACAAAGAGATACCTGTCGATGTGCGTGTAATTGCCGCTACCAACAAAGACCTGTTGAAAGAAACTGAAGCAAAGAATTTCAGGCTCGATCTTTATCACAGGCTAAGCGTAATATTGATCCATGTGCCTTCGCTGAATGAACGAAGAAATGATATACCATTACTGGTAGAAAAATTCCTGGAAGATATTGCAGAAGATTACGGACAGGCCAAAAAATCCATAGATCCTACAGCAATGAAGGAGTTACAGGAGCATAACTGGACAGGCAACATACGCGAACTGAGAAATGTTGTTGAAAGACTGGTAATTCTCTCAGGTAAAATCATTACAGAAGCTGATGTAAAAAGTTATGTGGCGCCAAGGTAA